In the genome of Cydia splendana chromosome 12, ilCydSple1.2, whole genome shotgun sequence, the window CGGAGAGGCTGGCGAGGCAACAACACCTCATGGGATTGTGAAATGTCTGAAACTACCACTGCCTGACAACATTTTAGCTTATCTAGAAAAAAGGGGATTAGTAAGAGATGATCAGATTAAGCCTTGTAATAGTTTGGCAGAAAAAGTTACTTCTAATTATATTATAGCCAAAGAAATTATTAGCAACTTGTGCTGGCAGGAGAAGATGCTAGCTAAGCTTGTGTGCAGTACATGGCTTTCTGCTGTACACACATTGGAGCGGGAGCAACTCAGTCCGGCAGACTTTGTTATGGACTTGCATTCTTGCTGCTCGTCTAGAGTGGGGATAGAGTACAAGAAGTCTGCCAACTTTGCTACGGAGCCCTTGGCTGTACTAACCTTTGCAAACACAGCCGGTTTCAATATAACATGCAAATGTAAAGTCATTTGCCCTATTCCTTGTATGCCTCCCTGTGAAAAGGAACATTGCTGTAAGTGGAAATCAatcttttttttgtgaaatattttaCTGATTTATAAACTCTACTAAGTTTTACTTTGTAATTACAGTGCTGGATCTGGTGCAGAGATATGTCAGTGCTCCAAAAGATTGTATGCTGACAGTGCGAGCTCAGTACCTCTCATACATGCCACTTCCACAGTCTATAACTTATGAACATGCGATCACTCGCCATATGTTTGTCCGCTCGAATCCATTCATCGGAGGAGTTTACATCCCAAAGCTACCTGATGTTGAATTCCatgtaataaacataaaatctaAAGGAGATATAAAATCTGATTTCTATAGAGAAATAGATAGAATCTCAGAAACTAGAATCTTCA includes:
- the LOC134795487 gene encoding uncharacterized protein LOC134795487, which encodes MADTLESGSEGAGEAGEATTPHGIVKCLKLPLPDNILAYLEKRGLVRDDQIKPCNSLAEKVTSNYIIAKEIISNLCWQEKMLAKLVCSTWLSAVHTLEREQLSPADFVMDLHSCCSSRVGIEYKKSANFATEPLAVLTFANTAGFNITCKCKVICPIPCMPPCEKEHCLLDLVQRYVSAPKDCMLTVRAQYLSYMPLPQSITYEHAITRHMFVRSNPFIGGVYIPKLPDVEFHVINIKSKGDIKSDFYREIDRISETRIFKGVIVYVTEKYLLHSVQDIVFLNYIKEVQPDVPYALGGCIVEDTMFEQSDLNHIVDQVNEGKDFITENLISIGLFSVPKGEDNKEKADRYNFEVYSLIIDTSDWAKSRISSAITEFAGQVPRFEHSVAIKLSCLGRDQKHEVEQDYFRASFPQTRIAGCYGNGELGINHPPRQPEKPNPAKRVRQDTGPHFGIMYSYSTVFMYIGWGKSSAPVEPSASLQKTRSKTQARFRTN